A genomic stretch from Candidatus Krumholzibacteriia bacterium includes:
- a CDS encoding lysylphosphatidylglycerol synthase transmembrane domain-containing protein, with protein MRSLKILLPLGIGAHLGITLWTTDPDSAASLLGISPAWLALALVLAFLPWLTNGLRLWNWLRWEGERRSLGDCLRVAVASEVGAAVTPTAVGSASVKTAMLNARGLPLPRALSLTGMGSLEDGLFFALAMPAMLVASGVWHDGALGQLVDVGARAVETPVRASIAAAITAGALLVFARTRWGRSVGGVLCRSWLEWRALLGRALTRHPFAWSTNLLLAAIQWVARYSVFTALLHGLGLEIDPVRGLVLQWLCFTFMAVIPTPGAMGGAELVFLTLFAGEVPAEVLPLVMGAWRMTTFYLLTLSGLVFLLASARERGGPDWSTTLAGDAGNVRPEN; from the coding sequence GTGCGTTCCCTGAAGATCCTCCTGCCGCTCGGTATCGGAGCCCATCTCGGCATCACTCTCTGGACGACCGATCCCGACAGTGCGGCGTCGCTCCTCGGCATCTCCCCGGCGTGGCTCGCCCTCGCCCTCGTGCTCGCCTTCCTGCCCTGGCTGACCAACGGCCTGCGGCTGTGGAACTGGCTGCGCTGGGAAGGAGAACGGCGCAGCCTCGGTGACTGCCTGCGCGTGGCCGTGGCCTCCGAGGTCGGTGCCGCGGTGACCCCGACGGCGGTGGGGAGCGCATCCGTCAAGACGGCCATGTTGAACGCCCGCGGCCTGCCCCTTCCCCGCGCTCTCTCGCTGACCGGTATGGGCTCGCTCGAGGACGGCCTGTTCTTCGCTCTCGCCATGCCGGCCATGCTGGTGGCCAGTGGTGTCTGGCACGACGGCGCGCTCGGACAGCTCGTCGACGTCGGGGCGCGGGCCGTCGAGACCCCGGTGCGCGCATCGATCGCCGCGGCGATCACCGCGGGCGCCCTCCTGGTGTTCGCACGGACGCGCTGGGGTCGTTCCGTGGGTGGGGTTCTCTGCCGCTCCTGGCTCGAATGGCGTGCGCTGCTGGGGCGCGCCCTGACCCGGCATCCCTTCGCGTGGTCGACCAATCTGCTGCTGGCCGCGATCCAGTGGGTGGCGCGCTACTCGGTGTTCACCGCGCTGCTCCACGGCCTCGGGCTCGAGATCGATCCCGTCCGCGGCCTGGTGCTGCAGTGGTTGTGCTTCACCTTCATGGCGGTGATCCCCACGCCGGGGGCCATGGGTGGAGCCGAGCTCGTCTTCCTGACCCTGTTCGCGGGCGAGGTGCCGGCCGAGGTCCTCCCGCTGGTGATGGGCGCCTGGCGCATGACGACCTTCTACCTGCTCACGTTGAGCGGGCTGGTGTTCCTGCTCGCCAGCGCACGCGAACGCGGAGGGCCCGACTGGTCGACCACCCTCGCCGGTGATGCCGGCAACGTGCGCCCGGAGAACTGA
- a CDS encoding DUF4249 family protein has protein sequence MKQIVAKALLAILALALLVGCEDRVVFNEEGVGLVVVDAQLIVDRPLPAIRVSRSLSPREPITPASAGERDAEVWVEDEDGTRVFYSGDRRRPGELLVPAGRYLPVDDEVLVRPDTRYDLFVRTALGEEVRATTTTPPAFEVEEWVALDFDLNVIETLRDFDDVGDSVYTVSTNRLRWGDSLLEARFARDPRVSAYQVALFSLDRGSDFAIEPDFFEEEDFAELEREGSSPMFEASEGTIRLPWFAVFFEGRYLIKVYSTDSNWNDFVNTTPSLSGGPGFGGNAGDGFDRPIFHVEGGIGLFGSAAVDSIGFFVLDDD, from the coding sequence ATGAAACAGATCGTCGCCAAGGCCCTGCTCGCGATCCTCGCCCTGGCCCTGCTCGTGGGTTGCGAGGACCGGGTCGTCTTCAACGAGGAGGGCGTGGGCCTGGTCGTGGTCGACGCGCAGTTGATCGTCGACCGTCCCCTCCCGGCGATCCGGGTCAGTCGATCGTTGAGTCCGCGCGAGCCCATCACGCCGGCGTCGGCCGGCGAACGTGACGCCGAGGTCTGGGTCGAGGACGAGGACGGAACCCGCGTGTTCTACTCCGGCGACCGGCGTCGGCCCGGTGAGCTGCTCGTTCCGGCCGGCCGCTACCTCCCGGTCGACGACGAGGTCCTGGTGCGTCCCGACACGCGCTACGACCTGTTCGTGCGGACCGCCCTCGGCGAAGAGGTCCGGGCCACGACGACCACTCCGCCCGCCTTCGAGGTCGAGGAATGGGTCGCTCTGGACTTCGACCTGAACGTGATCGAGACCCTCCGGGACTTCGACGACGTCGGGGACAGTGTGTACACCGTCTCGACGAATCGGCTCCGGTGGGGCGACAGTCTCCTCGAGGCGCGCTTCGCGCGCGATCCGCGCGTGTCCGCCTATCAGGTCGCCCTGTTCAGCCTCGACCGGGGTAGCGACTTCGCGATCGAGCCCGACTTCTTCGAAGAAGAGGACTTCGCGGAGCTCGAGCGCGAGGGATCGAGTCCGATGTTCGAGGCCAGCGAGGGGACGATCCGCCTTCCCTGGTTCGCCGTCTTCTTCGAGGGCCGCTACCTGATCAAGGTGTATTCGACCGACAGCAACTGGAACGACTTCGTCAACACGACGCCTTCGTTGAGTGGCGGCCCAGGCTTCGGAGGCAATGCTGGTGACGGTTTCGACCGGCCGATCTTCCACGTCGAGGGGGGCATCGGGCTGTTCGGTTCGGCTGCGGTCGACTCGATCGGCTTCTTCGTCCTCGACGACGACTGA